Part of the Mangifera indica cultivar Alphonso chromosome 4, CATAS_Mindica_2.1, whole genome shotgun sequence genome, TTCCGTGCTTGTCTGCTGTGCCTCGGCTAAAAGATCAAGCCACCTCTTTGCCATAAAATCCTTGACAGCTTCAACCCCTTTATTCGCAATCTCTGTTGGGGGAATAATGAGTGGATTCTGTTCCAGGTTAAGCTTGGTAAGATTTTCAAGCCTGAAAAATGTGTCAGGAAGAGCTCGTATTTGGTTATTGCTAATATCAAGTTCCCTCAGGTTGATTAGATCACCAAGAGTTTCAGGAAGCTCAGTCAAGTCACTAAAATTACTGCTCAGGTTCACAACTTCAAGATTTGTCAATCTCCCAATTGCATATGGCAGGCCATGAAGCTCATTGAAATGAACATCCAGGTATTTCAGAGACCTCATTTCACAAATAGAAGGAGGAAGAGCGCGGATTTTATTCAGCTGAATTGAGAACCTCTCAAGATGATGTAGTCCATATCCCATATTTGCAGGCAAGGATGTCAAATTGTTAAAGCTTGCATCTAACTCCACCAGTGAACTGTGAAAGAAGTGTTAACCAATGTTCAGAGGCAAACCAAGTGAATCCgccaaaaagaatgaaaaaaaatatcttctaAGATCAGTAGCATGAAAGAAAACCTGCCACAACAGAAAACAGATTCTAATAAAATACCTGCACCCAGCAATGCTTTCAGGAAGGGTATTTAGCTTGTTTCCTGACACATTAAGGACCTTCAGACTAAGCAACAATCCAATAGAGTCGGGCAGGTATTCTAGCAGGTTGGAAGAAACATCAAGCACTTCAAGTTCCTTTAATCCTGCTATCGAGTCAGGAATGACCTGTTTTGCACATTTTAAACCAGATGTTTTAAGGAACAATTAAAGGAACTCAATACACATCCACCATAAAACATACTCCCCTCATTGACCGAGAAATGgcatattttttaagataacaGCTCCATGTACACTTCAATTTGGTATATTGTGAtctaaattaattcaaactactAAACACTGCATGTACTCACATGAATTGTATCAGATGCATACacagttttgaaaattttcaaatgccAGCCActgaaaattggaaaattatcAGCATCTTCTTAAAATactatatcaaatattttaagccaaaacaaaagagaaagaagccAGGTCCTGCTGGGAGAAGTGATACAGGAAGCCTAAGTCTAAACGTTTAGCTCGTGAAATTTCAGCTAGGTAATTGTGGAATTGCCCAAACATGCTGAAAATAACAGCAGAACAAAATTTTGTCTACCATATaagaaccaaaattttcaagaaatgcaAACATTCCTTTCAGCACTAGATCCAACTGAAACAAAGATCAATCAAACTCGCAAGTTCACAGATCCCAATCAGAGTCTCCTTTATTTTCTCACACAAACAAGTGCTCAAACTAAACATtgttataatacaaataaaatttgcGCAAACATATCCAAATCAGAATATAAATGAGTAAATGAATGTTACCTCTAATTCATTGCGAGAAAGATTAAGCACAAGCAACCCATGAAGCTTTCCAAAATCCTCAGGCAAAAACCTCAACTGACGTTCAACAAGCTCAATTCTCTCCACAACCACACCACTCTTCGCTTC contains:
- the LOC123214845 gene encoding plant intracellular Ras-group-related LRR protein 3: MEPLSNPLLNFTLSQLNPNAHPPLPPETSIYLTTKYPYLNNPKIITALTQALPHQIAQTHFLINSLGPRPDPDAVSAARSKIAQIHETPSSLPDLEAYKAVVRLEKMHQEYRSKLSVAEEMLHRVYESVAVGLEDVDEEVVKILREAKSGVVVERIELVERQLRFLPEDFGKLHGLLVLNLSRNELEVIPDSIAGLKELEVLDVSSNLLEYLPDSIGLLLSLKVLNVSGNKLNTLPESIAGCSSLVELDASFNNLTSLPANMGYGLHHLERFSIQLNKIRALPPSICEMRSLKYLDVHFNELHGLPYAIGRLTNLEVVNLSSNFSDLTELPETLGDLINLRELDISNNQIRALPDTFFRLENLTKLNLEQNPLIIPPTEIANKGVEAVKDFMAKRWLDLLAEAQQTSTEEANKQQQDQTGWLSWGTSLMTNFVSGISSIGGYLGGGNASSDPYLDQQL